One stretch of Gopherus flavomarginatus isolate rGopFla2 chromosome 2, rGopFla2.mat.asm, whole genome shotgun sequence DNA includes these proteins:
- the LOC127043724 gene encoding zinc finger and SCAN domain-containing protein 20-like produces MPPRPRRATAWNSSELQDLISVWGEEAVQAQLRSSRRNYDIYGQISHSLLRRGHERDALQCRVKIKGLRSAYCKAREGNRRSGAAPTTCRFYKELDAILGCDPTANPRSTMESSEQGEVGEGVEEAESQVTVVEGDTPESQEACSQEHFSSQEEASQSQQLEVAGEEEAEDRARVTLTNAAGSPASRRLQNLRKNPRKSKEELIKAVMNHYNRESRKTQEWREKMYEWRQTQSRRKELATKKNLKAHDKPPGSPN; encoded by the exons atgcctccacgccccagacgagccacagcatggaacagttccgagctgcaggacctcatcagtgtttggggtgaggaagctgtgcaagcacagctgcgctccagccggagaaattatgatatctatgggcagatatcacactccttgctgagaaggggccatgaacgggacgcgttgcagtgcagggtaaaaattaaggggctgcgcagtgcttactgcaaagcccgtgagggaaatcgccgctcaggagctgcccccacgacctgccgtttttacaaggagctggatgccatacttgggtgtgaccccactgccaatcctaggagcacgatggagagttcagagcagggagaagtgggggagggtgtagaggaagccgagagtcaggttactgtggtggagggagacaccccggagtcccaggaggcatgcagccaggagcacttctcaagccaggaggaggctagccagtcgcagcagctggaagttgctggtgaggaagaagcagaggatcgtgctcggg tgaccttgactaatgcagccggatcaccggcctcacgtcggttgcagaacttgagaaaaaatccacgaaaatcaaaagaggagttgatcaaagcagttatgaatcactacaacagagaaagtaggaagacgcaggaatggagagagaaaatgtatgagtggaggcaaacacaaagcaggagaaaggaattggctaccaaaaaaaacctcaaagcacatgataagcctcctggctcaccaaactga